One stretch of Corvus moneduloides isolate bCorMon1 chromosome 16, bCorMon1.pri, whole genome shotgun sequence DNA includes these proteins:
- the NTAN1 gene encoding protein N-terminal asparagine amidohydrolase isoform X4, producing the protein MSSVKSFSNSTGCGRLEVHLVGGFNDDRQLSQKLTNQLLRAFDLQPEDVHLVTFCVTELNDREEQDIHFPIIYGIAVNVKTAEIFPATFPEKGPDEDLRSAHVLTGAPLTNIYDAKTEQLRIGPYFWGPFPHVDFWLEQDDAQILQNLSTSPLAEPPHFVSHIRSTLTFLKEHPFPSRSLFPDRKPRIYKKNEEGLWEQVCSDKI; encoded by the exons ATGAGCTCAGTAAAGTCCTTCTCTAACTCCACAGGCTGTGGCAG GCTGGAAGTGCACCTAGTTGGAGGTTTCAATGATGATAGGCAATTATCACAAAAACTTACTAATCAGCTTCTTA GAGCATTCGATCTCCAGCCAGAGGATGTTCATTTAGTGACTTTCTGCGTAAcag aacTAAATGACAGAGAAGAACAGGATATTCACTTTCCAATCATTTATGGAATAG CTGTGAATGTTAAAACAGCAGAGATTTTCCCTGCCACATTCCCAGAAAAAGGGCCGGATGAGGATCTGCGTTCAGCCCATGTTTTAACAGGAGCACCA CTGACCAACATCTACGATGCAAAGACGGAACAGCTCCGGATTGGGCCTTATTTCTGGGGGCCTTTCCCACATGTGGATTTCtggttggaacaagatgatgcACAGATTTTACAG AACCTTTCCACATCGCCCCTGGCTGAGCCACCCCACTTTGTTTCCCACATTAGATCTACATTAACATTTCTAAAAGAACATCCATTTCCATCTCGGTCCCTGTTCCCTGACAGGAAACCTCGCATctacaaaaaaaatgaagaagggtTGTGGGAACAGGTTTGTTCTGACAAAATCTAA
- the NTAN1 gene encoding protein N-terminal asparagine amidohydrolase isoform X1: MPLLVNGARVDLARPTGDMIRAHPYLEEKAKLLRSQPAQIVEPKGLLYVQQREFAVTTPKDGSVSILGSDDATTCHIVVLRHTGSGATCLTHCDGSDTEAEVSLIMSSVKSFSNSTGCGRLEVHLVGGFNDDRQLSQKLTNQLLRAFDLQPEDVHLVTFCVTELNDREEQDIHFPIIYGIAVNVKTAEIFPATFPEKGPDEDLRSAHVLTGAPLTNIYDAKTEQLRIGPYFWGPFPHVDFWLEQDDAQILQNLSTSPLAEPPHFVSHIRSTLTFLKEHPFPSRSLFPDRKPRIYKKNEEGLWEQVCSDKI; encoded by the exons GAAAAGGCAAAACTTCTGAGAAGTCAGCCTGCTCAGATTGTGGAACCCAAAGGCCTTCTCTATGTCCAGCAGAGAGAGTTTGCAGTGACTACTCCTAAAGATG GTTCTGTTTCCATTCTTGGATCAGATGATGCCACTACCTGCCACATAGTTGTGCTCCGACACACAG GCAGCGGAGCCACGTGCCTGACACACTGCGACGGCTCAGACACGGAGGCCGAGGTGTCGCTCATCATGAGCTCAGTAAAGTCCTTCTCTAACTCCACAGGCTGTGGCAG GCTGGAAGTGCACCTAGTTGGAGGTTTCAATGATGATAGGCAATTATCACAAAAACTTACTAATCAGCTTCTTA GAGCATTCGATCTCCAGCCAGAGGATGTTCATTTAGTGACTTTCTGCGTAAcag aacTAAATGACAGAGAAGAACAGGATATTCACTTTCCAATCATTTATGGAATAG CTGTGAATGTTAAAACAGCAGAGATTTTCCCTGCCACATTCCCAGAAAAAGGGCCGGATGAGGATCTGCGTTCAGCCCATGTTTTAACAGGAGCACCA CTGACCAACATCTACGATGCAAAGACGGAACAGCTCCGGATTGGGCCTTATTTCTGGGGGCCTTTCCCACATGTGGATTTCtggttggaacaagatgatgcACAGATTTTACAG AACCTTTCCACATCGCCCCTGGCTGAGCCACCCCACTTTGTTTCCCACATTAGATCTACATTAACATTTCTAAAAGAACATCCATTTCCATCTCGGTCCCTGTTCCCTGACAGGAAACCTCGCATctacaaaaaaaatgaagaagggtTGTGGGAACAGGTTTGTTCTGACAAAATCTAA
- the NTAN1 gene encoding protein N-terminal asparagine amidohydrolase isoform X3 — MCLHQPSQQEKAKLLRSQPAQIVEPKGLLYVQQREFAVTTPKDGSVSILGSDDATTCHIVVLRHTGSGATCLTHCDGSDTEAEVSLIMSSVKSFSNSTGCGRLEVHLVGGFNDDRQLSQKLTNQLLRAFDLQPEDVHLVTFCVTELNDREEQDIHFPIIYGIAVNVKTAEIFPATFPEKGPDEDLRSAHVLTGAPLTNIYDAKTEQLRIGPYFWGPFPHVDFWLEQDDAQILQNLSTSPLAEPPHFVSHIRSTLTFLKEHPFPSRSLFPDRKPRIYKKNEEGLWEQVCSDKI, encoded by the exons GAAAAGGCAAAACTTCTGAGAAGTCAGCCTGCTCAGATTGTGGAACCCAAAGGCCTTCTCTATGTCCAGCAGAGAGAGTTTGCAGTGACTACTCCTAAAGATG GTTCTGTTTCCATTCTTGGATCAGATGATGCCACTACCTGCCACATAGTTGTGCTCCGACACACAG GCAGCGGAGCCACGTGCCTGACACACTGCGACGGCTCAGACACGGAGGCCGAGGTGTCGCTCATCATGAGCTCAGTAAAGTCCTTCTCTAACTCCACAGGCTGTGGCAG GCTGGAAGTGCACCTAGTTGGAGGTTTCAATGATGATAGGCAATTATCACAAAAACTTACTAATCAGCTTCTTA GAGCATTCGATCTCCAGCCAGAGGATGTTCATTTAGTGACTTTCTGCGTAAcag aacTAAATGACAGAGAAGAACAGGATATTCACTTTCCAATCATTTATGGAATAG CTGTGAATGTTAAAACAGCAGAGATTTTCCCTGCCACATTCCCAGAAAAAGGGCCGGATGAGGATCTGCGTTCAGCCCATGTTTTAACAGGAGCACCA CTGACCAACATCTACGATGCAAAGACGGAACAGCTCCGGATTGGGCCTTATTTCTGGGGGCCTTTCCCACATGTGGATTTCtggttggaacaagatgatgcACAGATTTTACAG AACCTTTCCACATCGCCCCTGGCTGAGCCACCCCACTTTGTTTCCCACATTAGATCTACATTAACATTTCTAAAAGAACATCCATTTCCATCTCGGTCCCTGTTCCCTGACAGGAAACCTCGCATctacaaaaaaaatgaagaagggtTGTGGGAACAGGTTTGTTCTGACAAAATCTAA